The following is a genomic window from Trachemys scripta elegans isolate TJP31775 chromosome 16, CAS_Tse_1.0, whole genome shotgun sequence.
aatgatgaggggtttggaatgggtcccatatgaggagagattaaagaggttaggacttttcagcttggaaaaggggggataggatagaggtatataaaatcataagtgatgtgaagaaagtggataaggaaaagttatttacttgttcccataatacaagaactaggggtcaccaaatgaaattaataggcagcaagtttaaaacaaataaaaggaagttcttcttcacgcagcgcacagtcaacctgtggaactccttacctgaggaggttgtgaaggctaggactataacagggtttaaaagagaactagataaattcatggtggttaagtccattaatggctattagccaggacgggtaaggaatggtgtctctagcctctgtttgtcagagggtggagatggatggcaggagagagatcacttgatcattacctgttaggttcactccctccggggcacctgacatcagccactgtcagcagacagaacactgggctggatactttggtctgacctagtacggccgttcttatgttcttatctgccCTGACCCCTCTGATCCTATCCTCCCTGCTGTGTATTGTCTCCAATAGTCCTTTAACACGGAATAGACCCCGCCCTGCAGCTTCCCAAACACCAGGCAGTCTCGGACtccttttgaaaagaaaaagcccAGGCTTGTGGTGTCTAAAGAGCTTGTGCGAGAAGCTGTCACAAGCAAAGAGTCCAGTGCTTTCCCACAAAGGTCAGTGACAGCTGGATTTCAGCCACTGAACccaggtgcctcagtttcccatctgtaaaatggggacaatagctcATTTCTCCCATGCTTTGTCTGCTCTGCTTAGCAGGTCAGCTCTCCGGGGCAGGGTGTGACTCAGCGTCTGGGCAGCGCCCAGGACCccggggccctgatcctggtcCGATAATAAGCAGCAGTGGGGACTACCTAGGGCTAAGCAATCAGGAACACCTTGGATTTGCCTTCCAGAGACAGATGCTGGCTGGCTGTGAGTTCTTGGGTCTCTGGATTTAGATAGGCTGTTTGCTTAAGCTAGACATGATGCAACTGGGTCTCCCGACACAGGGGTGGGGATGCACCAACGGACAGGGACGTCTCTCACACGGGTGTTGAGGAACTGCTTAGGAAGGAATCTGCGGGGTAAGTCATTCTCGGTGACGCCGGCCGGCAGGATCTGTTCGGGGCTGACTAGCGATTCGCTCCCGGCCTTGCCTGCAACTCCCAGCAGGGGATCCATCCGGCGGCCAAACTGGTCTGGCCCTGGACCCGAGAAGAGGCCCAGCATGCAGTGGGTTGGTTTCATCAGAGGCTCTTGTATGGTGGAGTTTCAAACTGCTGCCTCCCCTCCAGATGGGCTGGGTTACCCTGCTGGGGTCGCCGGGGTGCGAGAGACCCAGGACACAGATCATGGAGATTTGGGGACAGGCAGATAGGAAACAGAGCTGAATACCAAGGACGGGCGGGTCCCAGACACAAGGAGGGGGTGGTCTGTGTCCGGGGTGTGGATTAAAGGGAGAGGGGATGTTGTGCCGGGGTTGGTTAGGAAACCACATTCCATCCCAAGACATGGAGAAGAGGTTGCACCGGTGAAGCAAACTCCAAGGAGCTCTGCTTTGATTCAACATTTGTAATTAAGAACTGATTTGCATAGTCTCAGCTGGGCGCCACGGGACAGGAGGTCTCACCCCCGCCAGGAATTCAGAACCCGTATGTTAGCGACGCTCCTCCGGTCGCTGCCCCCTGCCGACATTCTAACGCCGCATCTTCCTCCTACGCTTTTTGGGCCGGTACCGGGTAGGACCACGTCAGCACGATGTCGGCGAACCAGGTGGGCAGGTAACTCAGCGGGATGAAGACCAGCTTGGCGTCCCAGCCGGCGGAGTAGCGGGTGCGGGGGTGGCGAGCCGTCAGCGCGTGCCCCATACAACGGGTGACGACAGACAGGTCGGAGTTGCAGGATTTCTGCATATCGTGGGTGGCACGGATAACTGCACAGGCCAAAACAGAGAGTCAGGTCCCGGACTGAACGGGTTGGCTGAGAGGTCAAAGGGGAAGGACGGATTGTGAGCACAGGCTGCGAAACGGCAACGGcaggatggcctagtggttaggggcTCACCTGGGCCgctggagacccaggttcaatctctgctctgccccacgcAGCCGGGGTGAGCCTAGGCCTGTCGCTCTGTGCCACCGTTCCCCATGTCGGGCCAGATCCCACCAGCTGAGCGGGTGATACAAGGGGCCAGATCCCGGGCGAGACCgcgggccagatttgcaaagagCCGGCAGACGCCTATGGAGGCAGGGCAGCGCCgcgtggaattttcaaaagcacctcggTGAATTCGGTGCCTAAGTCACCTGGGCACCCATGATCGTCCCACTAGAGTCGTACCTGCAGcgttaggcgcctaaatacctttgtaaatctggcccgcAGTATCACACCGGATTGGGCCCCTTGCATCACTCAAGGAAAGACGCACGCAGCTACGTTTTCAGGCACTGAATGCGTAATCGGAGACCCCCAGGGCTCATTCGTACTGAGATCTGCGCCCGTGGCAGGTCTCAGGGGCTTAGGGATGAATCCAGCCAACGAGACGCAGGGATCCAGCCAGTGCTCCCTGGGTCTGAGCAGGGGTGAAAAGCCGCGGGAGCGTTTCTGTCGCTGACGCCGGCACACGGATCTGAACGCAGAGGGGCCATCTGTCCGTAGTCACTGTCCAGAGCCAGGCACCGTCTCTGCACCCGGCTTTCGGACACTCCCCCCACCATCCACGCCTCTCCACCTGAAGGGTGATCAGCGGCTCGGGGCTGAGCTCTGCTGCACTGACAAGAGCAGAAAAGCAAAATCCCCCAAGAGAGAAGCACCAGCTACCCCTGATTCACCGGTGGAGCAGCAGGGGGTGAGCGGGTTATTACTCTCAGGGGATCAGTGTGGGAGTTCTGCTCCCGTGCAAGGGTCAGCAGCGTTCAGGGACCGTGTGTGCGAAAGACACACCTGATCTCGGGCCATACGCAAGCACGGCCCAACCTCTCTGAACGGTGCATTAAATTGTGGCCACATTTAAGAAGGGGGGTTTCCATCCAGTTCAGCCAGATGGGCTGAGCTAGCCGGATTGAAAAGAAAAACACCTGATTTCCTGGCTAGACAAGGCCGAAGCGGGAACGAGGAGTCTGACCTCCCAATGCCGTGCATAGTGTGGCGTCATTTGCACTAGTGCAACGTGTGAGTGCAATGCCACTCAGTCACAATGCACGGCAGCTGAGAATCGGCCCCTGTAGCCGCCCTGTGTCTGCCGACACGAAGGCCGCTCTGCGGCAGTGCAGGGCCGGGGACGAGAGAAGGGTGCGCGGGAGCTGCCGgctggtggggaagggaatggggCAACGTACTCACAAGCGTTTAAGTAACTCTCCCCGTAACTCGCTTTGGTTTCCTCGGGGAGCCTCTCCCAGAGGCGAGTGAAGTTCTCGATAATGATCTGAGGGTTGGTAATTGTGGTGCTGAAGTAGCCCGGCTCGATCACACACACCTTCACCCCGAAAGGCAGCATTTCACGCCTGAAATGGGACAAGCAGGATTAACCCGTGTGGGAACAGCACCttcctgggggctgggctggttCCCAAAGAGGTGAGATCCAAACATGCCTTGAACTAGCCCCAGTCTACACGTAAGTCTTGTATGTGGCCAGGCTTGGTGGCTTCCACAACCTGTGCGGACACAGTGATACTGGAATCAAGGGGCTTtcgggtttgtctacacttgaaagttaatttgGATTGAGGTAGATGCAAATTAAAAGCGCAGTAGTTATTGCAGAATACCTCCATGGGGGGATTAGTCGCCCGAGCCCCGTCCCATATGGGAACAGCTATTCTTTGTGACCAGTATAACTGCGCCTCTGCTAGGGAGACTGGACCCCGTGAACTGGACCAGAGAGCGAAAGACGTCCTGCTTCGGGGTTTTATAAGGCCTCAGGGCCAATCCTCAGCTGGGGTCAATCGGCAGAGCGCCCCTCAACCTAACGCTCTCCTGAGTTCCTCCATCCGAGGCTCTGGCCCTGGACGTTTCACTGACTTACAGAGCCGGCAATGGGCAGTCCTCGGGCCATCCCAGGATAGGAGAGAGACATGGCGGGGGAGGTCAtctcttttattggcccaacttccgTCGCGCGAGAGAAAAGCCTTCGAGCTTACGCGGAGCTCTTCTGAAGGGGCATGTGAAACGACCGACAGAGCGTCACACATGCTGTCTGGCAGCTAGACCTTCCTGGGAGCCAGGCCAGCTCTAAACCAGACCCTTTTGCCAGGCTAGCGCCGTCAGGGAGTTGGGTGATTTCCCCTAGTGGAGACGCAGTGATACCAGCATCAATGTGCTTTTGCCAACGTGGCTCGTTTCACTGGCTGGCATAAGCGACACCGGCATGAACTGAGTTGACGCTAACAGCGTTTTCCaatacagctctgctggtgcagatggggtggggaaggatggCGCAGCTGCTGGGAAGAAAGGGGAATTCCTCTCCTATGCTGCGGCCCCGATCCTGCcggggctgtgggtgggtggaTCCAGGGATCCATTTCGTACTTAGCCTGGGGCTTTCAGACGCTGGTTTGTAAATTGCACCCACAGCACacgggcggggctgggagcacaCGGGAAAGTCGCGGCAGACTAACCTCGGGTGTGACTTCGAACCCGTCTCGTTCAGCCAGCCCCAGGCGGGGAACCTGCTCTCAGGATAAGGGCAGCCCAGGGCGGCCGAGTTTAAACCGGCTGGAATCACAAACTCACTTGGTTTAAAACCTGATTCGCTTTAAGCAACTCTCCCGTGTAGACGAAGCCCAGCAGCGCAGGGCTGCATCCGGAGGAGCCTCTGAGCTGACGCAAGGAGAAATCAAGTCTCAGCGAAGAGCCCGTCTCCACAGCGAGGGTTGGAGTTGCAGCGCCCCAGTTGGCCGGCAGCAATGTCCCGTGCAGACACTGCTGCAGCGCAGGGGAAGCCCTCGCACGCGTGCTGGCGGGTCACACTCTGCCTTGCAGAGCAGCAAGACGCGGAGCAGCTACACCTGGAGAGTCGCTTGACAACATCCCTTCCCTGAGGACGCGCACGGTTGCCAAAGCGAACGCTCCGGAAGGAATGAACTCTTAACTACCGGGTAACAGCCACCTCCAGGCCTTTCCACCCCGAGCCAGCCGGCAGGACGGAGAAACACCCTTCGCTACAGTCACAAACTTTGCCCCGGTTTCCCCTTTCCTTCTCTATCCTCCCAGATCAaccgggggccaggcaggagtcCAGTAACCCCTTCGATGCCAGAGCACCTTCTCGCTAGTGGTTGATGAGAGGTTCACCAGTCAGTCGCATGTTTTTAAGGGCCAAAGGTGACAGATTCAATCCCCGTGGCCATCCCCGAGCAGGAGTCCCATGGGCCCAACCAATACAGGGAGACAAAGATCCAGGTGCATCGTGTGCAGAAATACACACACGTCACGGCCGGGCTATTTGCACGTTGCAGCAAGTACGTCCGGGCGTGTAttcaccatttggcacttgcacCATGGGTCAGTGcacgggtggtggtggtggcgggggtTGCACGGGGCAGAAAGTGCAGCTGAAAAGGGTGCCCTATCACTGGTCACTCACCGGAGGCTGTCGGAGAATGCCTCCACGCCGTACTTAGAAGGGCAGTAGCCCCCTCCGAAGAAGGACAATCGGCCCATTATACTGGCCACGTTGACGACCCGGCCCCTGGCTCGCTTCACCAGGGGCAGGACGCTGAGGGTCACCTCGATAGGGCCGATCAGGTTCACGTCCAGCACCTTGACGAAGTCGTCCTTGGTCAGCCACTCGTTGGGGGCCGCGGGGATGGCGATCCCCGCATTATTCACCAGGCCCCAGAGCCCTGGGCGGAGGAAATGGGGTGTGTGACTGGGGGGCGCTGTTCCCTCTCCTGTCCCTCCCCCAGAAATCTCCACTCCTCTCCCACAACCCACTGCTCTCTCTCAAATCTCCACCCTGCTGGGAGGACGGGACGTTCCTTCTCCCCGGATCTGCCCCGCACCCCCACAGCCATTAGGGGAGGGACGGAGGACACCCCAGGAAAGTTCTCACCTCCTGCCTATGCTCTGGGCTGTGAACGGCCAATAGGAATAGAGTCACGCTGTCCCTTGCCCCCTCAGCGGGCAGATTCCAGCAGGCTATGCCCGAGGGGAAGGATGGCCCCTGCTGGGGGGCCTGAGGATAGCAagacccctccccaccaaaaaaaaaccttcagtcaCAGCTCCCCAACCTGCTCTACAGCCCAGGTGACACCCACGGGAGAACTGGGTGTGACTGTGCCGCATGCTAATAGGACAATAGGACAATCAGTACCCATATGCCTGTGATGAGTGTCTAGCAAGGAGCATGACCCGGGGCGGGCGAGGGATGGGCACAGCCAGACCCGGGCCCCGCACCTTTGTCCCCCACTTGTTCCTTCACCCAGGCGGTGGCCGCGGCGATGCTGTCAGTCCGGGTGACGTCCAGGATCACCGTTTGCAGCCGCTGCGACGTCGCCTTCCTCAGCTGCTCCGCGCCCTGCTGGGTGAGACAAGCCGCCAGCACCCGCAGGCCCCGCGCGTCCAGCTGCTTGGCCAGCAGGTTCCCGAAGCCGGAGTCGCAGCCGGTGATCAGGACGTATTTCTCTCGGAGGTTCTCCACAGTCTGCCGCTCCCGGTACCATCGGTGGAGGAAGTACAGCCCCAGCAGAGCGGCCAGGTACAGCCACATCCTCACAGGCGGACTCTGGGGGTGAGAAGAAAGGGAAGCATTACAGGCCACCGGTTCTGTCTAAGGGGGCACCCGACGGCCTGGTGGACTCAGGAGAACCGGGTTTGATTCCCGGCTCCGCTACTGACTCcccctgtgaccttggacaagtcacttgcttgctccaggcctcagtttccccatctgtacaaaggAGATAATCCTCCTCCCTTTGTAGGCATAGACTGGGGGAGGCCTGTGGAGcgaggggccctgatctcagctgtcCGGGCAGTGGAGCACATCACCTGGCAGACCCAGTGATAGGACCAGCCTGTGCTGAGTGTCCCTGGGGTCCCCTTGGTAAAGACAGACCCCAGGGTAACTGGTACCACGCCAAGGACACACGTACCACAGGGGCTCGGCTGTTGCCTGTCCTTTGCCGCCGGCTCAGGGACGAGCTATCAGCCACGGGGCTCGAAGCCTCCCGCACCTCGGACTGGACTCCCCGCTCAGTTTAGCGTCACGCACCCCCCGCCTGACAGAGCCCGTCTTTGAACCCTCCGAAGGTTCAGCTCCCACCGAGGGGAGTCCGGCGTGTCCGGGTTT
Proteins encoded in this region:
- the LOC117888708 gene encoding retinol dehydrogenase 16-like, which codes for MWLYLAALLGLYFLHRWYRERQTVENLREKYVLITGCDSGFGNLLAKQLDARGLRVLAACLTQQGAEQLRKATSQRLQTVILDVTRTDSIAAATAWVKEQVGDKGLWGLVNNAGIAIPAAPNEWLTKDDFVKVLDVNLIGPIEVTLSVLPLVKRARGRVVNVASIMGRLSFFGGGYCPSKYGVEAFSDSLRREMLPFGVKVCVIEPGYFSTTITNPQIIIENFTRLWERLPEETKASYGESYLNAFIRATHDMQKSCNSDLSVVTRCMGHALTARHPRTRYSAGWDAKLVFIPLSYLPTWFADIVLTWSYPVPAQKA